A single window of Pseudarthrobacter psychrotolerans DNA harbors:
- a CDS encoding MFS transporter, which yields MTTTAGVPADVQVHKSHLRTLIGTGIGNAVEWYDWAIYATFSPFIASALFSKADPTSAFLATLAIFAVGFVARPFGGFVFGWIGDRIGRKTSMTFAVGLAALGSLIIGVAPTFEAVGAFASILLLVARLIQGLAHGGELPSSQTYLSEMAPKEKRGFWATLIYTSGTVGILTGTMLGAILSNVLSTADMNAWGWRVPFLIGGAMGLYALFMRARMKETAAFEAESPKEKHEPMWPQIYKHRKQALQVIGLTVGLTVSYYIWGVVTPSYAASVLKMDRGEALWASVIANVLFIAALPFWGKLSDRIGRKPVMIMSAAGAALFHFPMTWLLKDSPWQLAVTMSVMLFFIAGSAAIVPAVYAELFPTRIRTVGVGVPYSICVAAFGGTAPYLQAWLGTIGQGNLFNVYAVVLLAISIAFVFTIPETKGKDLTH from the coding sequence ATGACCACAACTGCAGGCGTCCCAGCCGACGTCCAGGTTCACAAGTCCCACCTGCGCACGCTCATCGGCACGGGCATCGGCAACGCCGTCGAATGGTACGACTGGGCCATCTACGCCACCTTCTCGCCGTTCATCGCGAGCGCACTGTTCAGCAAAGCGGACCCGACGTCGGCCTTCCTCGCCACCCTGGCGATCTTCGCCGTCGGCTTTGTCGCCCGTCCGTTCGGCGGCTTCGTGTTCGGCTGGATCGGTGACCGGATCGGCCGCAAGACGTCCATGACGTTCGCAGTGGGCCTCGCCGCCCTGGGCAGCCTGATCATCGGCGTCGCCCCCACCTTCGAAGCCGTGGGGGCCTTCGCCTCGATCCTGCTGCTGGTGGCCCGGCTCATCCAGGGCCTTGCCCACGGCGGTGAGCTGCCGTCGTCGCAGACCTACCTCTCCGAGATGGCGCCCAAGGAAAAGCGCGGTTTCTGGGCAACGCTCATTTACACGTCCGGCACCGTCGGCATCCTGACCGGAACCATGCTCGGCGCCATCCTGTCCAACGTCTTGAGCACGGCCGACATGAACGCCTGGGGCTGGCGGGTGCCATTCCTGATCGGCGGCGCCATGGGCCTCTACGCCCTGTTCATGCGGGCCCGCATGAAGGAAACGGCGGCGTTCGAGGCAGAATCGCCCAAGGAAAAGCACGAGCCGATGTGGCCGCAGATCTACAAGCACCGCAAGCAGGCCCTGCAGGTGATTGGCCTGACCGTCGGCCTGACAGTGTCCTACTACATCTGGGGCGTCGTGACTCCCAGCTATGCCGCGTCGGTCCTCAAGATGGACCGCGGAGAGGCCCTCTGGGCCAGCGTGATCGCCAACGTGCTGTTCATCGCCGCGCTTCCGTTCTGGGGCAAGCTCTCGGACCGGATCGGCCGCAAGCCCGTCATGATCATGAGCGCCGCCGGCGCCGCGCTGTTCCACTTCCCCATGACCTGGCTGCTGAAGGACTCCCCGTGGCAGCTCGCGGTCACCATGTCCGTCATGCTGTTCTTCATCGCCGGCAGCGCAGCAATCGTCCCGGCCGTTTACGCCGAACTGTTCCCCACCAGGATCCGCACGGTGGGCGTGGGCGTCCCGTACTCGATCTGTGTCGCAGCCTTCGGCGGTACCGCGCCATACCTGCAGGCCTGGCTCGGCACCATCGGACAGGGCAACCTATTCAACGTCTACGCCGTGGTCCTGCTGGCCATCAGCATCGCGTTTGTGTTCACCATCCCTGAAACGAAGGGCAAGGACCTGACGCACTAG
- a CDS encoding M20 family metallopeptidase: MSIITDAKDLQDDIVRLRHELHQDPEIGLDLPRTQEKVLKALDGLPFEITLGKSTTSVTAVLRGTAPHASATKPTVLLRADMDGLPVQERTGVQFASKIDGAMHACGHDLHTAMLAGAATLLAERRDQLAGDVVLMFQPGEEGFDGAGHMIREGVLDAAGRRVDAAYGMHVFSALEPHGRFCTKPGVMLSASDALTVTVLGAGGHGSAPHTAKDPVTAAAEMVTALQVMITRQFNMFDPVVLTVGVLQAGTKRNIIPETARIEATIRTFSDASRERMMSAVPTLLKGIAAAHGLAVDVDYRHEYPLTVNDDDETRTAEKTIEDLFGHSRLTRWATPLSGSEDFSRVLAEVPGTFIGLSAVAPGADHNETAFNHSPYAAFDDGVLSDGTALYAELAVSRIAALAVAN, from the coding sequence ATGTCGATCATCACCGATGCGAAGGATCTGCAGGACGACATTGTCCGGCTGCGTCACGAGCTGCATCAGGATCCGGAGATCGGACTGGATCTCCCCCGGACCCAGGAAAAAGTCCTCAAGGCGCTCGACGGCCTGCCGTTCGAAATCACCCTGGGCAAGAGCACGACGTCGGTCACGGCCGTCTTGCGCGGCACCGCACCGCACGCATCGGCAACGAAACCAACGGTCCTCCTGCGGGCCGACATGGACGGCCTCCCCGTCCAGGAACGCACCGGCGTCCAGTTCGCATCCAAGATCGACGGCGCCATGCACGCGTGCGGCCACGACCTCCACACCGCCATGCTCGCCGGCGCAGCCACGCTCCTGGCCGAGCGCCGGGACCAACTCGCCGGCGACGTCGTGCTGATGTTCCAGCCGGGCGAGGAAGGCTTCGACGGGGCCGGCCACATGATCCGCGAAGGCGTGCTGGACGCGGCCGGGCGCCGGGTGGATGCCGCCTATGGAATGCACGTGTTTTCCGCGTTGGAGCCGCATGGCAGGTTCTGCACGAAACCGGGCGTGATGCTGAGCGCCTCGGACGCCCTCACCGTCACGGTCCTGGGCGCCGGCGGCCACGGTTCGGCCCCTCACACAGCCAAGGACCCCGTCACGGCGGCCGCCGAAATGGTGACCGCCCTGCAGGTCATGATCACCCGCCAGTTCAACATGTTCGATCCCGTGGTCCTGACCGTGGGCGTCCTCCAGGCAGGCACAAAACGCAACATCATTCCGGAAACAGCGCGTATCGAAGCCACGATCCGAACGTTCTCAGATGCCTCCCGGGAGCGGATGATGTCCGCCGTTCCCACCCTGCTGAAGGGCATCGCCGCTGCCCACGGCCTGGCGGTGGACGTCGACTACCGCCACGAGTACCCCCTCACCGTCAACGACGACGACGAAACACGCACCGCGGAAAAGACCATTGAAGACCTCTTTGGGCACTCGCGCCTCACCCGCTGGGCCACTCCACTCAGCGGCTCTGAGGATTTTTCGAGGGTGCTGGCGGAGGTACCCGGGACCTTTATCGGGCTCAGCGCCGTCGCCCCCGGCGCCGACCACAACGAAACCGCGTTCAACCACTCCCCCTACGCCGCCTTTGACGACGGCGTGCTGTCCGACGGAACCGCGCTCTACGCAGAGCTGGCCGTCTCCCGCATCGCGGCACTTGCCGTCGCCAACTGA
- a CDS encoding MFS transporter encodes MTVATQTAEAAADATQVGRPKGQWGSLVFLALAQFMVVLDGTIVNLALPRLQIEMGISDTTRSWVVTAYALVFGAFLLLGGRVADFWGRKRTFIVAAAGFAIASLIGGIAQETWELLGARALQGLFAALLAPAALALLTVSFPGGKDRGTAFAIFGSISGIGAAVGVLLGGFLTDYVSWRWTFFVNVPIAIIALLGVMSMVRESKAAGAAKYDWPGVALAALGLGSLVYGFTNAEHGWGAPEAWGFILAGVVLMVLFVAVEKKVKHPLLPLRVATERNRAAAYLAAFLSGAVLIGGILFINYYLQIVLGFAPFIAGIASLPMTVVLIVTATLVARNLPKLGAKIPTAVGPVFMAAAMLWLTQVTAEGTYAVNMLPALILMGIGLGMVFVPMQNLALFGVDKDDAGVASALVNASQQIGGSLGIALFSTIAAAATAAAGGSQMGALSAGYSSVFLWAAGVAILIAPLALLLITITKETFSGSDENQPVHLG; translated from the coding sequence ATGACCGTGGCAACACAGACAGCAGAAGCAGCAGCCGACGCAACACAGGTGGGCCGGCCAAAGGGCCAGTGGGGATCGCTGGTCTTCCTTGCCCTGGCGCAGTTCATGGTGGTGCTTGACGGCACCATCGTGAACCTGGCACTGCCCCGCCTGCAGATCGAAATGGGCATCAGCGACACCACCCGGTCCTGGGTGGTCACGGCCTACGCCCTGGTGTTCGGCGCCTTCCTGCTGCTCGGCGGACGTGTCGCGGACTTCTGGGGGCGCAAGCGGACGTTCATCGTCGCGGCTGCGGGCTTTGCCATTGCATCGCTGATCGGCGGAATCGCGCAGGAAACCTGGGAACTGCTCGGCGCTCGTGCCCTGCAGGGTCTCTTCGCTGCGCTGCTGGCTCCGGCGGCACTGGCACTGCTGACGGTTTCCTTCCCCGGCGGCAAGGACCGCGGGACAGCTTTCGCCATCTTCGGGTCCATCAGCGGCATTGGTGCGGCGGTGGGCGTCCTGCTGGGCGGCTTCCTCACGGACTACGTGTCCTGGCGCTGGACCTTCTTTGTCAACGTGCCCATCGCCATCATTGCCCTGCTCGGCGTGATGTCCATGGTCCGCGAAAGCAAAGCGGCAGGCGCTGCCAAATACGACTGGCCCGGCGTCGCCCTGGCAGCACTGGGCCTGGGCTCCCTGGTGTACGGCTTCACCAATGCCGAGCATGGCTGGGGCGCGCCGGAGGCATGGGGCTTCATCCTCGCCGGTGTGGTGCTGATGGTCCTGTTCGTCGCTGTCGAAAAGAAGGTCAAGCACCCGCTCCTTCCCCTGCGCGTGGCAACGGAACGCAACCGGGCAGCGGCCTACCTGGCGGCGTTCCTCTCCGGCGCGGTTCTCATCGGAGGCATCCTGTTCATCAACTACTACCTCCAGATTGTGCTGGGCTTCGCACCGTTCATCGCCGGGATCGCCTCCCTGCCCATGACGGTGGTCCTCATCGTCACAGCGACCCTGGTGGCCAGGAACCTGCCCAAGCTTGGCGCAAAGATCCCCACCGCCGTCGGGCCTGTCTTTATGGCGGCAGCCATGCTCTGGCTGACCCAGGTGACCGCAGAGGGGACCTACGCGGTCAACATGCTCCCGGCGCTCATCCTGATGGGCATCGGCCTGGGCATGGTGTTTGTGCCCATGCAGAACCTCGCCCTGTTCGGCGTGGACAAGGACGACGCGGGCGTGGCCAGTGCGTTGGTCAACGCCTCGCAGCAGATCGGCGGCTCACTGGGCATCGCCCTCTTCAGCACCATCGCCGCCGCGGCAACCGCGGCCGCCGGTGGCAGCCAGATGGGTGCCCTGTCCGCCGGCTACTCGTCGGTCTTCCTGTGGGCCGCCGGCGTCGCTATCCTGATCGCGCCGCTGGCACTGCTGCTCATCACCATCACCAAGGAGACCTTCAGCGGCAGCGACGAGAACCAGCCCGTCCACCTGGGCTGA